A genome region from Mesorhizobium sp. B2-1-8 includes the following:
- a CDS encoding LysR substrate-binding domain-containing protein has protein sequence MRYVQLRAFHQVAISGGFSRAAEALFLTQPAISDQVRKLEEEYDVLLFNRNKKQVTLTHSGQKLLEITHRMFDTEQQALELLTESRALRSGTLRIVADAAHHLLHILGSFRARYPGVQVSVRAGNTETVISSLYSYDADIGVLGEVPAGRDFEVLKLNSTPIIAFTSIDHPLSGKKSLTLKQLAQESLVMRERGSKTRQKLEDLAAASKVELRPVIEAEGREAVREIVASGAGIGFVSAAEFGQDSRLVPITIDAPETLMDEALICLRERSGGKLVRAFLDMARSMSAD, from the coding sequence ATGCGCTACGTTCAGCTGCGAGCCTTTCATCAGGTGGCGATCTCCGGTGGGTTTTCGCGGGCGGCCGAAGCGCTGTTCCTGACCCAGCCGGCGATATCGGACCAGGTGCGCAAGCTCGAGGAAGAGTATGACGTCCTGCTGTTCAACCGGAACAAGAAGCAGGTTACGCTGACCCATTCCGGCCAGAAACTGCTCGAAATAACCCACCGCATGTTCGATACCGAGCAGCAGGCGCTCGAACTCCTGACCGAGTCACGCGCCCTGCGTTCCGGTACGCTGCGCATCGTGGCCGATGCAGCGCACCATCTGCTTCACATCCTCGGCAGCTTCCGGGCCCGCTATCCTGGCGTGCAGGTTTCGGTGCGCGCCGGCAACACCGAGACTGTGATCAGCAGCCTCTACAGCTACGATGCCGACATCGGCGTGCTGGGCGAAGTGCCTGCCGGGCGCGACTTCGAGGTGCTGAAACTGAACTCGACGCCGATCATCGCCTTCACCTCGATCGACCATCCGCTGTCGGGGAAGAAATCGCTGACGCTCAAACAGCTGGCGCAGGAATCACTGGTCATGCGCGAGCGTGGCTCGAAGACGCGCCAGAAGCTGGAAGACCTGGCCGCTGCGTCGAAGGTCGAGCTCAGGCCGGTCATCGAGGCCGAGGGCCGCGAGGCCGTGCGCGAGATCGTCGCCTCGGGCGCCGGCATCGGCTTTGTCTCGGCGGCCGAATTCGGCCAGGATTCGCGGCTCGTGCCGATCACAATCGACGCGCCCGAGACCTTGATGGACGAGGCGCTGATCTGCCTGCGCGAGCGCAGCGGCGGCAAGCTGGTGCGCGCCTTTCTCGACATGGCGCGCTCGATGTCGGCGGATTAG
- a CDS encoding GcvT family protein, with amino-acid sequence MAQEFPTQARIVIVGGGIIGCSVAYHLTKLGWSDVVLLEQGQLSGGTTWHAAGLVGQLRSHSNMTSLIRYSTQLYSELEAETGLATGWKNCGSLSVARTADRMTVLKRTAASARAQGVEIDVISPREAAELWPVMAVDDLVGAVWLPGDGKANPTDLTQSLAKGARHGGAKIFERVKVIGINVRNGVACGVETDHGDVAAEIVVNCAGQWARKVGLMCGVSVPLHSAEHMYIVTSRIEGVHPDLPVMRDPDGFIYFKEEVGGLVMGGFEPHAKPWGMNGIPENFEFALLPDDWDQFEILMENALVRVPQLAQAEVKKFYNGPESFTPDNNFLLGEAPELKNFYVGAGFNSMGIASAGGAGKALAEWIVNGAPTMDLWPVDIRRFASFNNNPRWLHDRVKETLGLHYAMPWPNRELDSARPFRRSPLYDRLAAKGACFGSKMGWERANWFAAPGEKAENDYAFGRQNWHEAVRREMKATREAVAVFDQTSFAKLLVQGRDACVVLSRICAGDIDVPIGTSVYTGVLNVRGGYESDLTVMRLGAEKFLIVTGSAQAVHDADWIVKNIPAGAHAVLTDVTSAYAVLALMGPRSRDLLGKLSSADFSNTGFPFATIREIDIGYATAYANRMTYVGELGWELIVPTEFAVGVYEALHEAGRESGLIDAGYYALDALRIEKGFRAWGRELTPDINPWQAGLGFAVAMDKPGGFIGRDALAAAKPSSAPARRIVLFTTDDAEPMLWGGELILRDGRPVGEVRSAAYGHTLGRSVALGLIEHEAGVDASFLSSGHFEIDLAGVRHTATAHLRSPYDPRSERVKADAVEIKVAA; translated from the coding sequence GTGGCGCAGGAATTCCCGACTCAGGCTCGAATCGTCATCGTCGGCGGCGGCATCATCGGTTGTTCGGTCGCCTATCATCTGACCAAACTGGGCTGGAGCGATGTGGTGCTGCTCGAGCAGGGGCAGCTCAGCGGCGGCACCACATGGCACGCGGCTGGTCTTGTCGGCCAGCTGCGCAGCCATTCCAACATGACCAGCCTGATCCGATATTCCACGCAGCTCTACAGCGAACTGGAGGCCGAGACCGGTCTTGCCACGGGCTGGAAGAATTGCGGCTCGCTGTCGGTGGCGCGCACTGCCGACCGCATGACGGTGTTAAAACGCACGGCCGCGTCGGCGCGTGCCCAAGGGGTCGAGATCGATGTCATTTCGCCCCGCGAAGCCGCCGAGCTGTGGCCGGTCATGGCTGTCGACGACCTCGTCGGCGCCGTCTGGCTGCCCGGAGACGGCAAGGCCAATCCGACCGATCTCACGCAATCGCTTGCCAAGGGCGCGCGCCATGGTGGCGCCAAGATATTCGAGCGGGTCAAGGTCATCGGCATCAATGTCAGGAACGGCGTCGCCTGCGGTGTCGAGACCGACCATGGCGACGTCGCCGCCGAGATCGTCGTCAATTGCGCCGGCCAATGGGCGCGCAAGGTCGGGCTGATGTGCGGCGTCTCGGTGCCGCTGCATTCGGCCGAGCATATGTACATCGTCACCAGCCGGATAGAAGGCGTGCATCCGGATCTGCCCGTCATGCGCGACCCCGATGGCTTCATCTACTTCAAGGAAGAGGTTGGCGGCCTGGTCATGGGCGGCTTCGAGCCGCATGCCAAGCCGTGGGGCATGAACGGCATTCCCGAAAATTTCGAATTCGCGCTGCTGCCTGACGACTGGGATCAGTTCGAGATCCTGATGGAAAACGCGCTGGTACGCGTGCCGCAGCTGGCGCAGGCCGAAGTCAAGAAATTCTACAACGGTCCCGAGAGCTTCACGCCTGACAACAATTTCCTCCTCGGCGAGGCGCCGGAGTTAAAGAATTTCTATGTCGGCGCCGGTTTCAATTCGATGGGCATTGCCAGTGCCGGGGGCGCCGGCAAGGCGCTGGCCGAGTGGATCGTCAACGGCGCGCCGACCATGGATTTATGGCCGGTCGACATCAGGCGCTTCGCCTCGTTCAACAACAATCCGCGCTGGCTGCATGACCGCGTCAAGGAGACGCTCGGCCTTCATTACGCCATGCCGTGGCCGAACCGCGAATTGGACAGCGCGCGGCCCTTCCGCCGCTCTCCGCTTTACGACCGGCTTGCTGCCAAGGGTGCCTGCTTCGGCTCCAAGATGGGCTGGGAGCGCGCCAATTGGTTCGCGGCACCAGGAGAGAAGGCCGAGAACGACTATGCCTTCGGCCGCCAGAATTGGCACGAGGCGGTGCGGCGCGAGATGAAGGCGACGCGTGAAGCCGTCGCTGTCTTCGACCAGACCTCCTTCGCCAAGCTTCTTGTCCAGGGCCGCGACGCCTGTGTCGTGCTGAGCCGCATATGCGCCGGCGACATCGATGTGCCGATCGGCACGTCGGTCTACACGGGCGTGCTCAACGTGCGCGGCGGTTACGAAAGCGATCTCACCGTGATGCGGTTGGGCGCGGAAAAGTTCCTCATCGTCACCGGTTCCGCGCAGGCAGTCCACGACGCCGACTGGATCGTCAAGAACATCCCGGCGGGCGCGCATGCCGTCCTGACCGACGTCACCTCCGCCTATGCCGTGCTCGCCTTGATGGGGCCGCGTTCGCGCGACCTCTTGGGCAAACTGTCATCGGCGGATTTTTCCAACACTGGCTTCCCCTTCGCCACCATCCGCGAAATCGATATCGGCTATGCCACCGCCTATGCCAATCGCATGACCTATGTCGGTGAGCTCGGCTGGGAACTGATCGTGCCGACCGAATTCGCCGTCGGAGTCTACGAGGCGCTGCATGAAGCCGGCAGGGAGTCCGGTCTGATCGACGCCGGCTACTACGCGCTTGATGCCCTACGCATCGAGAAGGGTTTTCGCGCTTGGGGCCGCGAACTGACGCCCGACATCAACCCGTGGCAGGCGGGGCTTGGCTTTGCCGTCGCGATGGACAAGCCGGGCGGCTTCATCGGGCGTGATGCGCTCGCCGCCGCGAAACCCTCGTCGGCACCGGCCAGGCGCATCGTGCTGTTCACAACAGACGATGCCGAGCCGATGCTGTGGGGCGGCGAATTGATCCTGCGCGACGGCAGACCGGTCGGCGAGGTCCGCTCGGCCGCTTATGGCCATACGCTAGGCCGTTCGGTGGCGCTCGGGCTGATCGAGCACGAAGCGGGCGTCGACGCCTCGTTCCTGAGCAGCGGTCATTTCGAGATCGATCTGGCCGGTGTGCGCCACACCGCCACGGCGCATCTGCGCAGCCCCTATGACCCGAGGTCGGAGCGGGTGAAAGCCGATGCGGTGGAGATCAAGGTCGCGGCCTAA
- a CDS encoding DeoR/GlpR family DNA-binding transcription regulator, which produces MSVSQSAAGRALAPRRHDEILRRLAAVGSVGITDLANFFHVSRETIRRDLKHLADRGQLDIVHGGATLFEATEPALNERSQENAAGKAAIGRTAAGLVEDGMVVFLDSGTTTLAVAHALDRRQSLTICTTSLSIALHMCRQPNVRVHMLGGEIDPAEEAAIGIDALEAISRFRVDVAFLGGGGLSPDGEVTDFTRNGAEQRSRMVATASKAYFVLDNSKFGRLTPLRIPRFELAAGVIVDVPPPSSTIEALERKGPKLIVGT; this is translated from the coding sequence ATGTCGGTATCGCAATCTGCAGCGGGGCGCGCACTTGCGCCGCGCCGCCACGATGAAATCCTGAGACGTCTCGCTGCAGTCGGCTCGGTCGGGATCACCGATCTGGCCAATTTCTTCCACGTGTCGCGGGAGACGATCCGCCGCGACCTGAAACATCTGGCCGATCGAGGTCAGCTCGACATCGTCCATGGCGGGGCCACGCTGTTCGAGGCGACCGAACCGGCGCTCAACGAACGCAGCCAGGAGAATGCGGCCGGCAAGGCCGCGATTGGTCGGACCGCGGCCGGCCTAGTTGAGGATGGCATGGTGGTCTTCCTCGATTCAGGCACCACCACACTCGCCGTTGCGCACGCTCTGGACCGCCGGCAAAGCCTGACGATCTGCACGACCAGCTTGTCGATCGCGCTGCATATGTGTCGCCAGCCCAATGTGCGCGTTCATATGCTTGGCGGTGAGATCGACCCGGCCGAAGAAGCGGCCATCGGTATCGATGCGCTGGAGGCGATCAGCCGCTTTCGCGTTGACGTAGCATTTCTTGGTGGCGGCGGGCTGTCGCCTGACGGCGAGGTCACCGACTTCACGCGCAACGGCGCCGAGCAGCGCTCGCGCATGGTGGCCACGGCCAGTAAGGCTTATTTCGTGCTCGACAATTCGAAATTCGGGCGTCTGACGCCGCTGCGCATTCCACGCTTCGAACTGGCGGCAGGCGTCATCGTGGATGTACCGCCGCCCTCCTCCACCATCGAGGCGCTGGAGCGCAAAGGGCCAAAGCTCATAGTCGGCACTTAA
- a CDS encoding IS110 family transposase has translation MKETAISIRRAGARVWRGKCASDPKLIAELVHKRAPDVKRVVFETGPLSVWFYHALRAEGLPAICIDARHAKAALDMAPNKTDANDADGLAHLAEVGFYREVRVKGFDSMLTRTLVGARARLVRMTTELSNQIRGLMKTFGIIVPAGKGNMFERHVQRLLADQEQLAPVILPLLKAWCSLRMRAADLARQLIVDARQSETCKILMSIPGVGVTVATSFAAAIEDPSNFKTSRSVGAWLGLTTRRYQSGEIDYDGHISRRGDPRLRTLLYEAATVMLTRSSAASCLRTWGLKLKERVGFKRAAVAVARKLAVTMLAMLKTSAYFDRQLGGVAA, from the coding sequence ATGAAAGAGACGGCAATCTCAATTCGACGCGCCGGCGCCCGCGTCTGGCGGGGCAAATGTGCTTCTGATCCGAAGCTCATTGCCGAGCTTGTTCACAAGCGCGCGCCGGACGTGAAACGCGTCGTGTTCGAAACCGGCCCCCTGTCGGTATGGTTCTATCATGCGCTTCGCGCTGAGGGGTTGCCGGCAATCTGCATCGATGCACGTCATGCCAAGGCTGCGCTCGATATGGCGCCCAATAAAACCGATGCCAACGACGCGGATGGTTTGGCGCATCTGGCGGAGGTGGGCTTCTATCGTGAAGTACGCGTCAAGGGATTCGACAGCATGCTGACCCGCACGCTGGTCGGGGCCCGCGCCCGCCTGGTTCGCATGACCACTGAGCTGTCCAACCAGATCCGCGGGCTCATGAAGACCTTCGGCATAATCGTGCCGGCGGGCAAGGGGAACATGTTCGAGAGGCATGTCCAACGCCTCCTTGCGGACCAAGAGCAACTGGCTCCTGTTATCCTGCCACTGCTGAAAGCGTGGTGCAGCCTTCGCATGCGCGCTGCCGATCTCGCCCGTCAACTCATTGTGGATGCGCGCCAAAGCGAGACCTGTAAAATTCTCATGTCGATCCCCGGCGTCGGTGTGACTGTTGCAACGTCCTTTGCGGCGGCCATCGAAGATCCGAGCAACTTCAAGACATCTCGCTCCGTCGGTGCCTGGCTCGGCCTGACAACCCGCCGCTACCAATCGGGCGAGATTGATTATGATGGTCACATCTCGAGGCGGGGCGATCCTCGTTTGCGCACCCTTCTTTACGAAGCTGCGACGGTCATGCTGACCCGCAGTTCGGCTGCCAGTTGCCTGCGGACATGGGGGCTCAAACTCAAGGAAAGGGTTGGCTTCAAACGTGCTGCTGTAGCCGTTGCGCGCAAATTAGCTGTGACGATGCTCGCAATGCTCAAGACCAGTGCATACTTCGATCGGCAACTCGGAGGAGTCGCAGCATGA
- a CDS encoding helix-turn-helix transcriptional regulator — translation MLRQNNCAACTQIWLTITQKPKAMHGEWSFGASKALLNPKRSSPFSVAPKPKIGRDPHPADLHVGRQIAAVRVLSDVSQAQLARSIGVSVQQLQKYENARNRVSASMIYEIGKSLGVPASRFFEGLSEDGETDCEASPLPPDERIGFIASSEGQRLILRFILLPPRVRARLSALITAIGEELTVPQ, via the coding sequence ATGCTCCGGCAGAATAATTGTGCCGCCTGCACGCAAATTTGGCTGACGATTACCCAGAAACCTAAGGCCATGCACGGAGAATGGTCTTTTGGAGCATCGAAAGCATTGTTGAACCCGAAACGCTCGAGCCCTTTTAGTGTAGCGCCAAAGCCAAAGATCGGGCGTGACCCTCACCCTGCTGATCTTCACGTCGGCAGACAGATCGCGGCAGTTCGAGTACTGTCGGACGTATCGCAGGCTCAGCTTGCCCGCTCGATAGGCGTCAGCGTCCAACAGCTACAAAAATACGAGAACGCAAGGAATCGCGTCAGTGCGTCCATGATCTACGAGATTGGCAAGTCGCTGGGCGTCCCCGCCAGTCGCTTTTTCGAAGGTCTTTCGGAGGATGGCGAGACCGACTGTGAGGCTTCCCCTCTGCCACCCGATGAGCGCATTGGCTTCATTGCCAGCTCAGAAGGTCAGCGGCTGATCTTACGTTTCATACTACTGCCTCCACGGGTACGCGCCAGGTTATCTGCCCTGATCACTGCGATCGGGGAAGAATTGACCGTCCCTCAATGA
- a CDS encoding CapA family protein, translating into MKDPFCAVVTGQSLITHDIRNVQDERFAEVERFLRQGDVVFTNFESTILGKHGGWPTKGKYFGYSTAEVLDALQAVGFNALALANNHAFDLGPCGVLATLEEVEARGFLHAGIGIDETDAAKLGHRTLGARQVSLLAMDAGPGPANMYAENRTASRPARPGVNRLKTVRKIGVPNGHFRRLARLGDHLQSSHLEITNYAQPEDPPQMASGKELNFYGTVFTQAADFSRLIEIDPQSADIQLSAIRQAAAKGDFVIAYLHHHHWEPGWQDVPRWVQAFARICIDAGADLFVSHGAPVLQAVEIYNGSPIFYGLGNFLFHVHPDEGEWDPPEVWQSLVAACRYDANGTLEAIDFLPVVIGEANRRHGSETGGLVPVPAGGHVARDILEGFASRSRAFGIGIETSGCSGRIIVPPARKFG; encoded by the coding sequence ATGAAAGATCCATTTTGTGCGGTCGTGACCGGCCAATCATTAATCACACATGACATCCGCAATGTTCAAGACGAACGGTTCGCTGAGGTTGAACGCTTCTTACGGCAAGGTGACGTCGTCTTCACCAATTTCGAGTCGACGATCCTCGGCAAACATGGCGGTTGGCCGACCAAGGGCAAGTACTTCGGCTATTCCACAGCCGAGGTGCTGGACGCATTGCAAGCCGTCGGTTTCAACGCGCTTGCTCTGGCCAACAACCACGCATTCGATCTTGGCCCTTGCGGGGTTCTCGCGACGTTGGAGGAAGTCGAAGCACGCGGCTTCCTGCATGCTGGGATCGGGATCGACGAGACCGATGCCGCGAAACTCGGCCATCGCACTCTGGGAGCCCGCCAGGTCTCTCTTCTTGCAATGGATGCAGGCCCCGGTCCGGCCAACATGTATGCCGAGAACCGGACGGCTTCGCGTCCGGCTCGACCTGGCGTCAACCGACTCAAAACCGTTCGCAAGATCGGGGTGCCGAACGGCCATTTCCGAAGGCTGGCAAGGCTTGGCGATCACTTGCAAAGCTCGCATCTTGAAATCACCAACTACGCGCAGCCGGAGGATCCGCCCCAGATGGCGAGCGGGAAGGAGCTGAATTTCTACGGAACCGTTTTCACCCAAGCCGCTGACTTCAGCCGCTTGATCGAGATCGATCCGCAAAGTGCAGATATTCAACTGTCCGCCATCCGGCAGGCGGCTGCGAAAGGCGATTTTGTTATCGCCTATCTGCACCACCACCATTGGGAACCAGGTTGGCAGGACGTGCCGCGCTGGGTACAGGCCTTTGCCCGTATATGCATTGACGCCGGCGCAGACCTTTTCGTAAGCCACGGTGCTCCCGTTCTTCAGGCGGTTGAAATCTACAATGGCTCGCCAATCTTCTACGGTCTCGGAAATTTCCTCTTTCACGTCCATCCGGATGAGGGCGAATGGGATCCTCCGGAAGTCTGGCAAAGCCTTGTCGCCGCTTGCCGCTACGATGCGAACGGAACCCTCGAAGCCATAGACTTTTTGCCCGTCGTGATCGGCGAGGCAAATCGGCGCCACGGATCCGAAACAGGCGGATTGGTTCCCGTTCCCGCCGGCGGACACGTGGCGCGAGATATTCTCGAGGGTTTCGCAAGCCGCTCGCGTGCTTTCGGTATAGGGATCGAAACGTCCGGATGCTCCGGCAGAATAATTGTGCCGCCTGCACGCAAATTTGGCTGA
- a CDS encoding transporter substrate-binding domain-containing protein: MRMPLAIAISVASLLAALPAGAESERAISIATEGASPPWDGTDANGELYGYDVDVGRELCNRMKLTCSFVAQDWDGIIPALLVGKYDVIMSGMAITEKRKQQIAFSIPYASGFNQFIVRKELGLDAGDTKQKVNLSTIGDKEKATIERLRSVLSGKAIGVLRSSNSEAVVKQLLGDVVTIRSYDSLDNLKLDLTAGRVDGALADYFTWRDFLEAPGASVAMFFGPELNGGLWGPGVGAGMRKDDAELLTKFNAALDAATKDGTIKALSLKWFKMDISPAVSQ; encoded by the coding sequence ATGCGCATGCCCCTGGCTATTGCCATTTCTGTCGCGTCCTTGCTCGCAGCACTCCCGGCCGGTGCCGAAAGTGAACGCGCGATATCCATCGCCACCGAGGGTGCCTCGCCACCCTGGGACGGGACAGATGCGAATGGCGAGCTCTACGGGTACGACGTCGATGTCGGTCGCGAACTTTGTAATCGAATGAAGCTCACATGCTCGTTCGTCGCGCAGGATTGGGATGGGATCATCCCGGCGCTGCTCGTCGGCAAGTATGATGTCATCATGTCGGGCATGGCGATCACCGAGAAGCGAAAGCAGCAGATCGCGTTCTCGATCCCCTACGCCAGTGGCTTTAATCAATTCATCGTGCGCAAGGAGCTTGGGCTCGACGCCGGTGACACCAAGCAGAAGGTCAACCTCTCGACCATTGGTGACAAGGAGAAGGCAACCATCGAGCGGCTCAGGTCGGTCCTCAGCGGCAAAGCCATCGGCGTCTTGCGGTCATCGAATTCGGAGGCTGTCGTGAAACAACTGCTCGGCGATGTCGTGACTATTCGTAGCTATGATAGCCTCGACAACCTGAAGCTCGACCTTACCGCAGGGCGCGTTGACGGCGCGCTCGCTGACTATTTCACATGGCGCGATTTCTTGGAGGCACCTGGTGCCTCGGTTGCGATGTTTTTTGGACCGGAATTGAACGGTGGTCTCTGGGGACCGGGTGTGGGCGCCGGCATGCGGAAAGACGATGCAGAGCTACTCACCAAGTTCAATGCGGCGCTCGACGCTGCCACCAAGGATGGCACGATCAAGGCGTTGAGCCTGAAGTGGTTCAAGATGGACATTTCTCCGGCCGTTTCACAGTAG
- a CDS encoding ABC transporter permease, translating into MNFGLMIDALLVLPSGIGLTLTLTVASLTAGFLLSVPLAFARAFGRPSLSFSVLAYTYAFRGTPMLVQLFLLYYGLSQIEAVRASIFWVILRDPFWCALFTFSLNSAAHTTEILCRGLQSVPKGVVEAARALGLKRLQIARLVTFPIAFRISLPAYGNEVVGMIKGSSLASTVTLLEITGMTRQMVSATFAPYEIFIVAGAIYLALTSAAVKATQVLEQRLSTDGTPKQRRRARFRPALPDHEITTPVP; encoded by the coding sequence ATGAACTTCGGCTTGATGATCGACGCCTTGCTGGTTCTGCCCTCGGGCATCGGTCTCACCTTGACCCTGACAGTCGCGTCGCTGACGGCGGGATTTCTTCTGTCAGTGCCGCTGGCGTTCGCCCGTGCGTTTGGACGCCCGAGCCTGTCGTTCTCGGTGCTCGCCTACACCTACGCATTCCGTGGAACGCCCATGCTCGTTCAGCTCTTTCTGCTCTATTATGGTCTGAGCCAGATTGAGGCCGTGCGCGCCAGCATCTTCTGGGTGATCCTGCGAGACCCTTTCTGGTGCGCCCTTTTTACCTTTTCGCTAAACAGCGCCGCACACACTACGGAGATACTGTGCCGCGGTCTCCAGTCTGTGCCGAAAGGCGTCGTGGAAGCCGCCAGGGCGCTTGGCCTGAAACGCTTGCAGATCGCCCGCCTTGTCACCTTTCCGATCGCTTTCAGGATTTCGCTTCCGGCTTACGGAAACGAAGTCGTGGGCATGATCAAAGGATCCTCTCTGGCAAGCACGGTAACGCTGCTCGAGATAACCGGAATGACCCGCCAGATGGTGTCGGCCACGTTCGCGCCCTACGAGATATTCATCGTCGCCGGAGCGATTTATCTGGCGCTCACCTCGGCCGCAGTGAAAGCGACGCAGGTTCTGGAGCAACGGCTTTCGACCGACGGCACGCCGAAGCAACGACGCAGGGCGCGGTTCCGGCCAGCCTTGCCTGACCACGAGATCACGACACCCGTGCCGTGA
- a CDS encoding ABC transporter permease subunit (The N-terminal region of this protein, as described by TIGR01726, is a three transmembrane segment that identifies a subfamily of ABC transporter permease subunits, which specificities that include histidine, arginine, glutamine, glutamate, L-cystine (sic), the opines (in Agrobacterium) octopine and nopaline, etc.) translates to MGGFTAQFAAAVMVTVSLALVSGLLGTVVGLLLAISKGTPAARFKSVVTAYTTVVRGVPELLIILLVYFGGTTFASKIAGRYVEVNAFTAGVIALTVVFSGYATEVFRGAIAAVPAGQTEAAKSLGLNAWQRWLLIVGPQMLRLALPAYGNLWISLFKDTALVSVVGLSDIMRVAYIGAGSLRAPLTFYLAASAFYLSLTTITLLSIRLAEQRYPAFDR, encoded by the coding sequence ATGGGCGGCTTTACTGCTCAATTTGCTGCCGCCGTCATGGTTACCGTGAGTCTTGCTCTTGTCAGCGGACTGCTCGGCACCGTAGTCGGTCTGCTGTTGGCCATCTCAAAGGGCACGCCTGCGGCCCGTTTCAAAAGTGTGGTGACGGCTTACACGACCGTGGTTCGGGGCGTTCCAGAGCTCCTCATTATCCTCCTCGTATATTTCGGTGGAACCACATTCGCCAGTAAGATCGCTGGCAGGTATGTAGAGGTGAACGCTTTCACCGCAGGGGTCATCGCGCTCACTGTGGTCTTCAGCGGCTATGCGACCGAAGTCTTCCGCGGTGCGATCGCGGCTGTGCCCGCAGGCCAGACCGAAGCTGCGAAGTCGCTTGGACTGAATGCTTGGCAGCGGTGGCTGCTCATCGTTGGTCCGCAGATGCTGCGGCTGGCGCTGCCCGCCTATGGCAATCTTTGGATATCGCTTTTCAAGGATACGGCGCTCGTCTCTGTCGTCGGGCTGAGTGATATCATGCGCGTTGCCTATATCGGCGCCGGATCCTTGCGCGCGCCGTTGACCTTCTACCTTGCGGCATCCGCTTTCTATCTCTCCCTGACGACGATCACCTTGCTGTCGATCCGCTTGGCGGAGCAGCGCTATCCCGCCTTTGACCGATAG
- a CDS encoding helix-turn-helix domain-containing protein, which produces MDMRKLVGRNFARLRREKGLTQEELEARSGFSQQYLSGLERGRRNPTVITLFELAQALGVDHVELVRPDNEL; this is translated from the coding sequence ATGGATATGCGCAAATTGGTCGGCCGGAACTTCGCCCGCCTGCGTCGAGAAAAAGGCCTGACTCAGGAAGAGTTGGAAGCGCGTTCCGGCTTCAGCCAGCAATATCTCAGCGGTCTGGAACGTGGTCGCAGGAATCCAACGGTAATTACGCTTTTTGAGCTGGCACAAGCTCTTGGCGTCGATCACGTTGAGCTTGTCCGGCCCGATAATGAGCTGTGA
- a CDS encoding LysR family transcriptional regulator: protein MELLQSGLKLRQLQVFRQVLRTGSTRRAAAALGISQPAVSQQVKQLETALGLKLFERLTNRILPSREAWELLRNVEIALTSLDRLEASIFAMKNDEKQRIAIAAPAVFGFVTLPKVVATIRSKTASSVRSISGNYEQVGEHILSGRADLGISRLPLDTRLFEWAPIGSARNVCIFQRNHRFSKKTCVEAHDLAGEKIVDIDPQFASHQMNFNALRFAGIEPEILVEYDSHGYEVGFVSAGLGVSITNEIIAREYAAFELGAKPAEPSALYHYVAVWQKGRVFSSALEVALEAILSAFHPIAQSAPTVLPLHAASRGADRSS from the coding sequence ATGGAGTTGCTGCAGAGCGGCCTGAAGCTCCGACAATTGCAGGTGTTTCGTCAGGTGCTGCGGACCGGATCGACCAGGCGAGCAGCTGCTGCGCTCGGGATAAGCCAACCTGCGGTAAGTCAGCAGGTGAAGCAACTTGAGACCGCGCTCGGTCTCAAACTCTTCGAGAGATTAACCAACCGCATCCTTCCATCGCGGGAGGCTTGGGAACTCCTGCGCAATGTAGAAATAGCCTTGACGTCTCTGGATCGGCTGGAGGCGTCAATTTTTGCAATGAAGAACGATGAGAAACAGCGGATCGCGATTGCCGCCCCCGCCGTCTTCGGATTCGTGACATTGCCAAAGGTCGTGGCGACTATCCGTTCGAAAACGGCTTCGAGTGTCCGGTCAATTTCGGGCAATTATGAGCAGGTGGGTGAGCATATCCTATCTGGGCGGGCAGATCTCGGAATTTCAAGGCTGCCTCTGGATACCCGGCTGTTTGAATGGGCACCAATCGGCTCGGCACGCAACGTGTGCATCTTCCAACGCAACCACCGTTTTTCAAAAAAGACATGTGTCGAGGCGCACGACCTGGCGGGGGAAAAGATCGTCGACATCGACCCTCAGTTTGCATCGCACCAAATGAACTTCAACGCGCTGCGGTTCGCCGGCATTGAGCCGGAAATATTGGTGGAATACGACTCCCATGGTTACGAAGTCGGGTTTGTCTCGGCCGGCCTTGGTGTCTCCATCACCAACGAAATCATTGCCCGTGAATATGCGGCGTTCGAACTGGGGGCAAAGCCGGCGGAGCCATCCGCACTCTACCACTATGTGGCGGTCTGGCAGAAAGGCAGGGTTTTTTCCAGCGCATTGGAAGTCGCTCTCGAGGCGATCCTGTCTGCTTTTCACCCGATAGCGCAAAGCGCACCGACTGTTCTCCCGCTACACGCTGCATCGCGCGGCGCTGATCGTTCTTCATAA